The following proteins are encoded in a genomic region of Anguilla anguilla isolate fAngAng1 chromosome 15, fAngAng1.pri, whole genome shotgun sequence:
- the hnmt gene encoding histamine N-methyltransferase, with the protein MAYAFKFLTDDNNRYIKSFQLFLERSTEHQCMLDFVHGVLPDILASIGEGRSSLNILGVGSGAGKIDVEMLSQLRLKLPGLKVDNEVVEPSPEMMYNYKVLVSKSPNLEHVNFKWNKMTASEFENHWQEKNLTKKMDFIHMIQMLYYVADPRATVSFFRSLLNKNGKLMIILVSDKSGWGRLWKTFKADLSVGDISQCLTTGDIKSFLDASGIKYKNYQLPSQMDITECFSEGNEKGELLLDFLTEVIEFSKSAPPDLKAGVLDLLRHPDCSSEVDGKVVFNNTLEVLVLDP; encoded by the exons ATGGCATATGCATTCAAGTTTCTTACAGATGATAACAACAGATACATAAAGTCATTCCAGCTGTTCCTGGAGCGCTCGACAGAGCACCAATGCATGCTCGACTTTGTCCACGGTGTCCTGCCTGACATACTAGCCAG CATTGGAGAAGGGAGGTCCAGTCTCAACATTTTAGGAGTTGGAAGTGGTGCAG gcAAGATAGACGTGGAAATGTTGTCTCAGTTGCGTCTGAAACTCCCAGGATTGAAGGTGGACAACGAGGTGGTGGAGCCCAGCCCAGAGATGATGTACAACTACAAGG tgTTAGTCTCAAAGAGTCCAAATCTTGAGCATGTTAACTTCAAGTGGAATAAAATGACTGCGTCTGAATTTGAAAATCACTGGCAAGAGAAAAACCTCACAAAAAAGATGGACTTCATCCACATGATTCAG atgctGTACTATGTTGCCGATCCTCGTGCCACTGTGTCATTCTTCCGCAGTCTCTTGAACAAGAATGGGAAACTTATGATCATACTCGTCAGTG ATAAAAGTGGATGGGGAAGGCTGTGGAAGACCTTCAAGGCCGATCTGTCCGTAGGTGACATAAGCCAGTGTTTGACCACAGGGGACATCAAGAGCTTCCTTGATGCCAGCGgaatcaaatacaaaaactaCCAGCTGCCATCTCAGATGGACATCACTGAGTGCTTTAGCGAGGGGAATGAAAAAGGGGAGCTCTTACTTGATTTTCTGACAGAGGTGATCGAGTTCAGCAAATCTGCACCCCCTGACCTGAAGGCAGGTGTGCTGGACCTCCTCCGCCACCCAGACTGCAGTAGCGAAGTGGATGGAAAGGTTGTGTTTAACAACACACTGGAGGTTTTAGTGCTAGATCCTTAA